In Candidatus Diapherotrites archaeon, the sequence CCTTTTGCAGGGCTTCCCTAAAGTAATTTAGGGACTTATCGTATTCCTTCTTCTGGCTATATATTGATGCTATGCCTGTTAATATCCATATCTTGTCATCATCATCTGGTGATAGCTTTAAAGCTATATCATATGCAGCTAATGCTTTTCGATAATCTCCGAATTTCATGTAGATATCAGCTATACACGAGTGGATTTTATGATCGCTTTGTTCCTGAGGTAGATTTTCTATGAGTGATTCAAAACACTTCAAAGCATTGATAGCATGGTTTTCAGATAAATTATTATCATATTCATATAGAAACAGATTATAATGATTTAATCCTTTCCAGAGGAGACATTCCGCTGAATCTCCACATGAGTAAAGATATTGTAGAGATTTCTCAAATAATATCTTTGCTTTTTCTATCTCCCCGTAAGCTAAGAAGGCTTCTCCTTCTTCATTATAAACTCGAGCCAATTCAATATCAGAAAGTTGTTTGAGCCTTAATTCGGCATATAAATCTAACAGTTTTTCATATTGTCCACGTTTTAGATAAGTATTTCCTAATTCAAAATAGTCATCAATATTTGCCGTGCCGCT encodes:
- a CDS encoding tetratricopeptide repeat protein; protein product: MEKISKKDVQLDEKIRSGTANIDDYFELGNTYLKRGQYEKLLDLYAELRLKQLSDIELARVYNEEGEAFLAYGEIEKAKILFEKSLQYLYSCGDSAECLLWKGLNHYNLFLYEYDNNLSENHAINALKCFESLIENLPQEQSDHKIHSCIADIYMKFGDYRKALAAYDIALKLSPDDDDKIWILTGIASIYSQKKEYDKSLNYFREALQKAKIAKVPTSKIYYDMGELFFKENRLDEAKNAFQEALKSKDSDPLLKGNSIYDIGIFWHLGIIAYRMQDDVNIINYLEKVLMIIDKRHYYYANSHLTLGHYYWSIGDYEKAREHYNQVLIAPRAADEEIEMAKDCLAKIPLNA